In the Vitis vinifera cultivar Pinot Noir 40024 chromosome 2, ASM3070453v1 genome, one interval contains:
- the LOC100264388 gene encoding geraniol 8-hydroxylase, with translation MELNTFLLLCMPLILCFFLLQFLRPSSHATKLPPGPTGLPILGSLLEIGKLPHRSLARLAKIHGPLITLRLGSITTVVASSPQTAKLILQTHGQNFLDRPAPEALDSPQGTIGWIPADHVWRSRRRVCINHLFTSQSLDSLQHLRYKKVEQLLQHIRKHCVSGTPVDIGLLTSAINLNVLSNAIFSVDLVDPGFESAQDFRDQVWGIMEGAGKFNISDYFPMFRRFDLLGVKRDTFSSYKRLYEIVGGIIKSRIKCRASNPMSRNDDFLDVILDQCEEDGSVFNSDNIQVLIVELFYAGSDTSTITTEWAMTELLRNPRLMQKVRQELSEVIGAGQMVRESDMDRLPYFQAVVKETLRLHPAGPLLLPFKAKNDVELCGFTIPSNSHVIVNMWAIARDPSYWEDPSSFLPERFLGSKIDYRGQDYEYIPFGAGRRICPGIPLAIRMVQLVLASIIHSFNWKLPEGITPLTIDMQEKCGATLKKAIPLSAIPFIEEN, from the exons ATGGAACTTAACACCTTCCTCTTGCTTTGCATGCCACTCATCCTGTGCTTTTTCCTCCTCCAATTTCTGCGCCCATCATCCCACGCTACCAAGCTACCGCCTGGCCCAACTGGCCTCCCTATTTTGGGCTCCCTACTGGAAATTGGCAAACTTCCTCATCGCTCACTTGCAAGATTGGCCAAAATCCACGGCCCTCTCATCACTCTCCGCCTTGGCTCCATCACCACCGTCGTCGCCTCCTCTCCCCAGACAGCCAAACTAATTCTCCAAACACATGGCCAGAACTTCCTGGACCGTCCTGCTCCCGAGGCCCTCGACAGTCCTCAAGGCACAATCGGATGGATTCCTGCGGACCATGTATGGCGCAGCCGCCGCCGTGTTTGCATCAACCACTTGTTCACATCCCAGAGCCTGGACTCACTCCAACACCTTCGATACAAAAAGGTGGAACAACTTCTCCAACATATCCGTAAGCACTGTGTTTCCGGTACACCGGTGGATATCGGCCTACTCACCTCTGCCATCAACTTGAACGTCCTTTCAAACGCCATTTTCTCTGTTGACCTTGTTGATCCAGGATTTGAGTCGGCTCAGGATTTCAGGGATCAGGTGTGGGGAATCATGGAGGGTGCTGGCAAGTTTAATATTTCAGATTATTTTCCCATGTTTCGAAGGTTCGATTTGCTAGGTGTGAAGCGCGACACTTTCTCATCTTATAAACGGCTTTATGAAATAGTTGGTGGTATAATCAAAAGCCGTATCAAGTGTAGAGCCTCCAATCCGATGAGCAGGAATGACGACTTCTTGGATGTGATTCTTGATCAGTGCGAAGAAGATGGCTCTGTTTTCAATTCTGATAATATCCAGGTTTTGATTGTG GAACTATTTTATGCTGGAAGTGATACATCTACCATAACAACTGAATGGGCAATGACTGAACTTCTTCGAAATCCTCGGCTGATGCAAAAGGTTCGGCAAGAACTTAGCGAAGTAATCGGGGCAGGTCAAATGGTTAGAGAATCAGATATGGATCGACTTCCATATTTTCAAGCTGTTGTGAAAGAGACACTTAGACTCCATCCGGCTGGGCCTCTTCTGTTACCTTTTAAAGCAAAGAATGATGTGGAATTATGCGGTTTCACCATACCCAGTAACAGTCATGTCATCGTCAATATGTGGGCTATTGCAAGAGATCCAAGTTATTGGGAGGATCCTTCATCCTTCCTTCCCGAAAGATTTTTGGGCTCTAAGATAGATTATAGAGGCCAAGATTATGAATATATACCATTTGGAGCAGGTAGGCGAATCTGCCCAGGCATACCTCTTGCCATCAGAATGGTTCAACTAGTGTTAGCTTCCATTATCCACTCCTTCAACTGGAAGCTTCCTGAAGGAATCACTCCACTGACCATTGACATGCAAGAAAAATGCGGAGCTACCTTGAAGAAGGCCATTCCTCTTTCTGCCATTCCATTTATCGAAGAAAATTAA